Within the Trichoderma breve strain T069 chromosome 3, whole genome shotgun sequence genome, the region GTATCGTCTGGTGGATGCTAATTGCCGTGCCCGCCACATTTACAAACTCCATGGTAATAACATCCTTTTATCTACCCAAAAGGCACTGCTAACCCAGCTACTTGTGCAGCTTTCCTACCACCAAGCTGAGCTGTCTCTGCAATATCGAACGAGGCTGACACAACACATCCACGACAAATACTTGTCCAAATTGACTTTTTACGGCATCTCGGCCCTTGATGATCGTATAAAGAATCCAGACCAGCTTATCGCTGTCGATGTATCAAAGTTCTCCAACAGTCTGGCAGAGCTGTATAGCAACCTTGCCAAACCAGCACTCGATATGGTTTGTTAtcctcgtctctctctttcccccTGATCTAAAAAAGAGCATTCGAAACGACTAACTATTTTTCTCCGCCAGACCATTTACACATATGCATTATCTAAAAGCGTTGGAAGCGAAGGCGTCATTTTCATGTCCTTATTAGTTCAGCTCTCGGCAAACCTGATGCGTGTCTTAACGCCACCCTTTGGCAAATACGTCGCCGATGAGGCCCGCCTGGAGGGAGAATTCCGATTCCAGCACTCCCGCTTGATCGACTACAGCGAAGAAATCGCCCTCTATGGCGGCCATATCGCCGAGAAGGATACTTTGGATAAGGGTTACTTTACGCTCATCAAGCATGTAAACTACATCCTTCGACGACGCTTCTACCACGGCTTCATGGAAGATTTCGTTATCAAATACTTTTGGGGCGCTCTGGGCCTGCTACTTTGCAGTGTCCCCGTCTTTGTTAAGCTTCCCGGACAGCTCGTCATGAACATGGGAGATAGGACTGAGGCCTTTGTGACCAATCGCCGAATGCTTCTCTCCGCATCTGACGCCTTTGGCAGAATCATGTTCTCTTACAGAGAAATCATGGAGCTGGCTGGATATACTTCCCGAGTTGCCACCTTGCTCAACGTCATGGATGACATCCAGATGGGCcactttgagaagaagctcgtctcttcttctggtacAGAGGACAATGAGGCAGTTCTCAAAGGCCGCGGTACCGTCCACGAAAGCAAAGACTATATCAAATTCGAGGACGTGTAAGTCTCAATGTCCTCCCCCATCTTTTAAATACCTGAACGCTAACAAATTCATTACAGACCCATCATCTCACCCAATGGCGACGTTCTCGTCAAGGcgctctccttctccctctcaCATGGCGaccatctcctcgtcgttgGCCCTAACGGCTGCGGCAAATCATCCCTGTTCCGCATTCTCGGAGGTCTTTGGCCCGTCTACGGAGGAACCGTCTACAAGCCCCCCTTCACCTCCATCTTCTACCTCCCTCAACGCCCATACCTGTCCCGCGGTTCCCTTCGCCAGCAAATCATCTACCCCGACTCTCTACGTCAGATGCGCTCAAAGGGCGTCAACGACTCCGACCTTCTCTCGATCCTCACCACCCTTGGCCTGGAACATCTCGTTGAGCTCTATCCTGAAGGCTGGGATGCCGAAGCCGAGTGGCGCGATGTTCTTTCCGGCGGCCTCCAGCAGCGTGTTGCCATGGCGCGCCTGTTTTACCACCGGCCGCAGTACGCTATCCTTGACGAGTGCACAAGCAGCGTGACGCTTGAAACCGAAAAGGTCATGTATGAAAACGCAAAGTCTCTCAACATTACGCTCTTGACGGTCAGTCATCGTCGCAGTTTGTGGAAATACCACACGCATATCCTGCAATTTGACGGGCAGGGAAACTACGTCTTTACGAAGCTCGATGCCGAGAGACGGCTGAGGTTGGAGGACGAGagggaggagctggagatgaagttgagaCAGGTGCCTGAGCTGGAGAGAAGGCTGGAGGAACTGACTACTCTTTGAATCTGATTCTTTTGCGTCAACAATATAGGTTATTTGAAGGCGGGGGTGTTTGCTATTTGCTATATACTATATACGTGAGATGTGTGTATGACTAGGGTCTTGTCTGAGAAGCGCATTTTCGAGGCGTCAACATCGATTGATGCCAGTTTTCTTTTGATTACGCAAATTGATTATATTTCTAACCAACCCTTGAATCTTTTTTGAGACCAATCAAGTAACATGGCGTATGAGCTTTAGGGGGGAGTATGATATATACAAATTCCATCGCTATACCCAAAGTTATTTAAAACGCCTAATACTACCCCTAATAACAATAacctcctcatcctcatcctcttcgtcttcaaaATCTCCCTCGTCAAAATCGCCCTCCTCAGTATCATccccgtcgtcgtcgtcattgtcTCTCACCTCCGACTCCGCTGAATCTTCTAACTGGCTCGGATGGAATTTACAGTCTTCCTTATGAACAGTATTGTCCTTCTCAAGGATCTGCTTATGGTCCGCACCGCACTCGTAGCAAAACTGGTGCTTGCACTTGACGCCTATAGGAAAATACAAACACGGGTCAGTTTAAAAATACGAGGGTATACCGAAGCTTTTTTTATCCTGTGCAGTAGATGTTATGGCTGTCGTTCCAGATGTTGCCGCAGCCCCAGCAGAACTCGTGGCGGCATTTGATACCTGTTGCACTCTTTGTTTAGCGATTTCTCGGTGATTTTTTTGTTGTAGGAGGTTGGGAGGGGAGATCGAGGATCAAAGAGAGGCTTGATACAAAAAGAGAGTGTGTATTGTAAGTACCCACCATAGGAATTGGAGCAGAATAAACGAGCAAAAGTCAAGGAAATCAatgagaaaagcaaagggtACCACTTACAAGTCATATGCGAACTAAGGAAACCGTTAGCAATCTCTCTTTCTAGGTGAACAAACATAGAAGCGTAAAATCAGTAGCAACATACCATCCGTCGTTCTTTTCAATTGCCCATCCACACCCGGGGCAAGGTTTTGTTGTTCTCCCGACGGTTTCCCTGCTCATATCCTCTTCAGccttcctcctcgccgcgATTTGCCTCGCCAGCTCTATGGCTTTCCTcgtcctctccctctcttcacgttctctcatttctctcatctctctaaccctcctctcttcttccagcaggcCCTGTGCCATGGCTCTGTCGGCTTCGAGCTGTGCCTCCTGCGCAGCTGCCCATGCTTCGTTGTCGATTTCAAGCTTGGAGCGGAAATTGTCTGGGTCAGCAAGCAGCTGATCGTACTCGTCGCATGTCAATCCCTGGTGCCATGCGACGTTGTGATGGAAACAGGATCGATGGGTGCAGTGAAGGCATATTACTATGGGTTGATCTTGGCCAGACTCGTGTATCTGACCCGAACCGCAGCCAGATGTGCACCAAAAGAAattttcagcttcagccatAGCAGCCCGGAGAGCAAGCGTCTCGTATCTAACCACAAGCGTCAGGCGATGTGTACTTGATTGTCAAAAGGGGGGGAAGTAAATGACATTGGAGTATGCACCTTTTGAATGTCTCTTCATCAGCGTAGCGCTGGATGTCTGTATAATCTAAAAATTCACGGCACTCAGGACATCTGATGTCTGTCCAGATCTTGCTTGTCAGATCAGACCGGATAGACCTCTCCAAGCACTCGAGACATGCCGTAGGGGGATGTAGGCAAGACGCTGTTGGAGAAAACCGGGGGAAGAGAATGTCTTCCTTGGTATCAGTACATATTGAGCATTCGCGATCACCGCTGCCATGATCCGACTGTACACGCTGGTGCGTAACTAGGACAGTAGCTGTCCCGGGGTCTCTTTGATATCGTTGTCCGAAGCTAATTCAAGCCAtatttaagtaaaatatCCCAACAAAAACAGATCCGTGAAAACCAAACCACGCCAGTGATTGAAAACGTCATGCGAAGGGGGCGATTGTGCAAGAGcccaaacaagaaaagaaacaacgAATAATACAAGCCAACCAAAGCTGTTGGCGGGAAAGCCCATCCGCTATTCTATTCATCTGTGATGCAAAAAGAACCAGGCATACGGGCAGTCGAAAGGGGCAGAATACCGGGAAGCCTACCTGAaatcatcagcttcatcatctccacgTCTACCAGACAGGTCCAAACGGCGCTGATATGCCACCGTCATGGCCGAGTCTTGCTGCTCAAGAAGATCGACGTACGGGTTACTTGTAGCAGGAGTAGAGGAGCCATTGGACGCAGCAATCTCGTCTTGGCTACTGCCCGGGCGTCGGAATTCGTTTACGGCGCTCAAAAGCTCCGCTGAATCGATGCTAGGCGACGGTGGATTTAGAatgtcgtcctcgtcctcgtttCCGTCCTCGTCCACAAAAACTGTGACTGTCTCTTTTGGCGGGGCTGCAAActcgtcatcgtcaaatAAGGCAAGATTAATGCGATATCTGAACCCGGTGTCCGGGCTGGCCGTTGAAGCTGGTTCAGGTACAGTTGACACTGGGGGAGGCTGATTCGTTGGTGGTAAAGCGACAGCTggctcatcttcctcttcctcttcttcgagcCCCTCCTTTTCTacatcgtcttcctcctcgtcctcatcttcaccctctcctctcttgaCTGTCGTTGTTGCCTCTTCAGTTTCTTCCTCAGTCTCCTCGTCATCCACCAGCCATATcgagtcgtcgtcgtcgtctccAAAGCCGCCCATGATGGCAGGGTTAACCATGCCGTAGTGCGAATTGGCAGAATGGACAAACATGTTGCTCCGCATGGCTGATGTTTCTACAAACGGAACGTACTTAGTTGTATATGAGCCTAGCCCAAGCTGTTCCGcaacatcaacctcgtcCACGGAATCTTCTGCAGGcacttcttcaacaagcgCGGGTGTATGAAGAACACTCGTATCGTCTTGCTTGAATCGAAACTGCAGCGCTTGTTCAGCAGGCGTCAGTTCCTCTTCCGGCTCGGTTGTATTAGTCGCGGTGCGATCTTCCGTGGAAGTTGACGGCGGATATGAATCGCTCTGAATGGGCCAGTCAACGTCAACGGGGGTTATCTGGTCGATAGACTTGTTGGTCTTTCGTCTGCGAAGAGCAGCCTCAGTCTTTCTCTTGATGGACCTAAACATGCTTGTCGCGAAGGTGTGAGTGTGATTGCGGCCACCCCCTGGTCCAGCTTCCAACTTATACCGCGGACATATGCAGGGGAGGGGTGATGGGCGCGATGCAATTGTGTGTGTGACTAGGCCAACGATAACGCAGAATCGATTTGGTGTGAGATATGGTTAATGATGCAACGCTCAAAGCAGAAGATGGTTGAAGAAGTATTATTTTACGttgaagagggaaaaaggaaGGGAACAAAGGCTGGTTGCAGGAGACATGGACACAGGTACCTCGAGCTATACGGGAACAAACCTGCCTGAGCTGAGGTTGGCAGCCGCCTCGCGATGGACAGCGGAGGCAGACGAGCCCCAGAGCTTCGGTCTAGCGGTTGTCATAGCGCTGTAGCAGGCTGCCAGCGGGAGCATTCAGCCTACAGCACGCTGTAAGTGCGCTAGCGGTTAGTGCAGTCCATAAGCTTTCGGACTGAGGTCATGtcgtgtacatgtacagtactTGGCTAAGGACGAGGAGTGTGCCTTACAAGGGTCAAGGCGTGTGCATACAAGCACTTGTCACTTCTCACCCcccaaaggaagaagaggaggagaagcagcccgTCCGACCATCGGTAAAGACATCGCAGGGCGGTCGGCAATCATATGATTTGCGCGAGGGGAAAAGCTAACGCCATTCAACGTGGCCCTGCCTGCAAGAGTACGAGCCAAGCTGCAAGCACGATGACTGCGTGGTGAAACGAAGTCGAGTGGGAAGGAGGACAATCTACTATATCCAGAACAGATCACATACGTGGCTCTGCTCTCGTCCTATCAATAAACTGCCAGATGCAAGACATGCGGCAAATCAAGTATAAACTAGCACGTACATGTAATGTAGCCAAAAATAAAGAGAGAGTCCGAAAGCCTTGTAAACGCCCACTCTCATGCTCCCCCATACATGATGCGTGGTTTCACATCATGCATGTGGCTCGAGTTCTCCAATCCCATAGAACCAAACCGCAAATCCCTGTTGTGCTCACATACGATAGAGCTACTcgcttgtactcgtactactgctaccaccCAGTAGATAGTACTCGTAGGTACTAGATAGTCAACCCAGCCAcccttctcctttcttccGTGACTTTGGGAAGCAGAGGTAAGCGACAAGTGACGGGTCGCCGTCTTCTACAAACTTGTCCCTCTTGTCCTCAGGGCCCCAGGCCACCAGCATCTGCTGCTTGCGTACGATCGACggggccttgatggcatcacgCTGCCCAATCTGGCGGATGTACAGAGCTGGGACAACAGTGCACACGTTGAATAGATCCAGGTAGAGATCCTTCTTTGAAGGTCGAGGATCAAGCTTGGCCATGTTGAAGGCCTTCCTGCTCTGTAGAATGTTTCGGCAGTCAAGCTTGTCGACGTTTTCCACAAACTCTGGCGAGAGGGCAAACCGAGAGCCGCTCCACGAGATGTACGGCTGGATGTCGAGATAGAAGTGGTGCGTAGATACCTGGATCTTTTCGTAGAGGGCCATGGCGGGCTTGACGCAGTTCTCCTCCATATTCTGGCAAAACCACTGGAACTTGTCTTTTTTGCAGAAAATGCGAAGGATATCTGCAAGATCCAGCGTCAGGTCCCTGCTGCGCCGCGTGCGCACCGATTTAAACTGCGGCGCACTCATCAAGGCGCTGTAGCTTTCGGCAGTCCATGTGCGAACTGCAAACAAGTCTGTTTCCAGGCCATCGTTGTTAGCTTGGGTCCGTCTTTGTGTCTCTGGGATTCGCAAGCGCCTCACCTCTCTTTGGCTCGACCGAAgtctgcatctgcgtctCGATAAAGCTCACCATCTCGGTGTAGTTCTGAGCAGAGCCGTAAAGGACCTTTTGGAAGATGTGATCGTTGAGAAATCGCATAATAATGCCGGCAATGATATCTTCATCCGTCTCGGGAAACAGGCAGGCGTGGACTAAATCTGGATGCTTGTGCAGAGCCTTCTTAAACTTGGACGCTTCTCCAGACTGCTTCCTAACGCTGGTAGCAAGAGCCTCGATCCCTGCCTCGTAGTCATCCAACCAGGGTTCCATGAATTTCTGAACCCAATCTTGGACTTGTTCAATGAGGTCGTCGTATTGCTATAGACAGAGACAAATTGCGTTAGCAGCTGTCAAAGtaaagggggggggggatgTTGAAGGTCTTGTTgtatcaatcaatcactTACCCGTCCTACTTCCTCTGGCGTAAGGTCCTTGCGATATGGCTGGAGACTAAAGATGTGCGACTGCGCATCGTTTAATTCCTCTCGCAATAGGCGATTCTCCTCTTTGAGCCTGCTCAGCTCTTGGCCAAGGGAGTCCGCGtccttggcaatctcctccatgtCAGAGTTGAGCAAATGTTTCAAATCTTGTATCTGCTGCATCGCCCTGCCAGCCTCTCTTTCGGCGCTCTCTTTTTCGGCCGTCAGTCTGGCGATGGAGTCTTGGAGCTGCCTGAGCTGGGCCTGATCTCGGAGCTCGTCGCGCTGCCCGATGGAGAGGCGTCGCCGCGGTGTGAAACTTTCGCTCTCCATACTATCAAAGCTCTCTGCTGATGCATATATTGAACCGGGAATATTGGTCAAGTCAAAGCCGTCGTCAGAGTTGGTGTCATCGAGAAAAGGAGCTGGCACGCTCAAGGTGTACTTCCTGGCAGGGACAAGCTCTGGGTCGATAGGCTCGGTGATTTCGTCTGAAAAGTCAAGGAGGTCTACTTCAACAGGTGCGTCGTCTTGCTGTTCCTGGCTGCTTCTAGATTTGTCGTCATTCTggtccatctctttcttgccgtccttgttcttctcttcgacCTCGTCCTTGTCGCCAGATTTGGTCGGTTTTCTCTCCTTGCGGAGGACCGCATGGCCATTAGATGCTCGGCTTCGCATGTCGTCGAGAGGGATTGttccttgtcctttgtcGGGAGACATGGCGGCCCGTGCGATGCAGAGAGGTGTAATGCACGCTATCTAGGAATGCATTAAAGATGGGATGAAATCGACAGCGCCTAACTCTGGCAGAGACAAAGGGCTTTCAGAtgcaaaaacaaacaaacaaaaaagtaGTATTTCTAGAGCTCAAGATCCAATGCTAGATCTTCCCTCTGGCCTGCGCTTGATGGTGGCGCTTGCAGCTCGCTATCCAGTGATTCTACTACACGCTTCACAGCCCCGGGCTGAATGAAGCAAGGCAGCCAGAGCCAGGTCCGTCTTCCCCTCCATGGCGCATGTCACCAGTATGcctggtactcgtacatacatgctaACTGGAACGCCTGCCAACTGCAACAGcaaagcacagcacagcacagggcCATTCAATATCGCTCAACTTGCACGCCCCCTCCTTCATGATCCATGATCCCAGGATGCAGGGCGAGAAGTGACTAGTGGAATTCAGCCTCACAGTAGCTCGCCgtggaagaaagaggggacATGGAGCCCATCCGCGGCCCGTTTCGGACGCGGGAGGCCGATATTGTCCCGGCTTCACTCAGATGAATTTGAGGTATTCGTACATGCGCTGTTGCTCTGTGTACCTGTGACCAGTCTGCACAAGTTCACCTTCAGTAAGCCGGGCCATTTTAAAATAACGTTGGCTCTTGAAGACTTGATTTAAGATTTAGGGAATAAGCAAAGACTAATTAGAGTACTCAACAGAACTCAATCAAGGTGTTTACTTTACATGTGAGTGGTTGCTAGCAACGCCATggcgtacatgtacctggcGTGTGCCGCCATCTGTGGCTGATACAGTGCATCAAAGTCGGTTCAGCACACCGTACACACAGGCATCAAAGCTCCAACAGATTGTACATTTTGCAACAATatcagcctcggccagaTACGACGCCATATCGAATCAACCCCATGATAGCTCCCAGAACGATGGCTACAGGCGCTGAAACTCCATAATATCTGCCCCCAACATATGCCGTGGCTGTAACCACAACCCACCATGGATCGTCACCCAGGCTTCGTCCAGACTGGAACCCTTCATCAAGATACCCAACCTGCCAGATTCGATAGACGGCTGTATAAATCAGCCCAACAGCGCCGGCATTCACACCCCTCAACCCGGACTTGACCCATCGTCTATTCCGCAGCGAGCTCCAAACGCCCATTGTGCCGTGGACGAGGGCGATGCCCGGGAAAAAGATGCCAACAAAGGCGATGACCGCCCCAGCAGTCGACGAGCTGCCACTATTGGAGGCAGCTAGAGTTCCCAGAAATACAGCAAAGTTGAAGTTGGGACCCGGAAACGCCTGAGCAAGTGCAAGTCCGATCAGAAAGTCTCGCGGGCTGACCCACCCCTCGGCAACGACGTATTCTCTGAGCAACGGGATGACAACTGGTCCACCGCCAAAGATGATTGTACCTGCGAGATACAGGTTGGCAAACAAGCTGAACAAGAGAGGAGGGCTATTTAAAACGCTCCGCAAGACCATAGTAGCAATAAAGGTCGCAAAAAAGGCTGCTATAATGGCGGTCCCGACCTTCCAAGAAAAATTCAAGCGATATTCTTGCGGGATGACTCTAGGCTCAGATTCAGCCCCAGAGAGCCTTTGTTCGCTCAGCCGATCCTCATGTTGAACATGACTCGAGATGGCGGCTCTCGATGAAGGCCCAGCTGAAGATGAACTCTGTATAGCTTGCATAGGCTCCTTGCCTTTGAGGGTATCAAGCTCTACTCCTGTTCTTGGACTCGCAGTACCCTCTTCGATAGCAGTTGtgcctctcttcctccagcTTAGCAAGGCCACCGTCGCCTTCATAGGCTTATGCAGCCAGCGGTAGTCATGCACAACTGCAGCGACACCGCTGAGAAACATGAGCAAGGGGAAATACCAAAGGGCGTTGTACAGCATGCCAGCAGCACTGCTGAGAAACACCAAAGCCCTAGTGACATTATCCGTGACAGTGCTCTTTGAAAGCTGCACAGCTGCCAGGGCAATGATGCCGACAGTAGCCGCATTAAGTCCTGATAAGAGGGCATAAACAGCACGGGGAAGAGCCGATCCGATGTTGGAAACACCGATGGCAAGACCAAACATGCCCAGCGCTCCGGGGAGACTATCAAGGTGAGTTGCATGGTTTGTTACCGATTGACCCCTATGCGTCCTTACCTCCATATGAGAAAGCCGAAGACTGCACCGAAGAATCCATCATGGATCAAGTTGATGCAGTATAGCATCTTGGTGCTTCCCGGACCGCATAGTGCCTGAGCAATGCCAAAGAGCTCTTGATACTAGAATTGGATAATCGGATAAGCCTGATGGTTAATTTCTAGAGGAACAGGATACGAACTTACTAGTTGCTCATCAATCCACTTCAATTTGGTAACAAACTTGTCATGCCACTGGATTCGCGTTAGTTGAGCTTCCGCGAACTCTCTAACATTTAGGTTTCTTAACAATCTTAAAATGAACCGGCGGTCCGCCAAACGCCGTGAAGCCGAGGTGCCATTCGGCCGCGAGAAGCTCGACAGCACGGTGGCCGTACCGGTTAATGGTATATTCCCAACTTGATACGCCCATTTCgagaggggaggggatcGTGTTGATTCAGAGTTTCATCACAATTTCCTTCAAACTCTGTTACAGTTGTCTGTAGGTATGTGTGCTAATTTCATACGAGCTCTAGCGCCTTGCACAGTGAcattcctccatctcatatTGGCCGCTTGACTCATAGCTGAAATGTCCCTGGCCACCACGTGCTCGCCCATTAATATAGCGGAGTCTTTCCGATTTTATGTTATATATAAGCATCAATAACAGCCAACTTTTGGCTATCTCTCTATTCCGCCGAGAAACTCTGGAGTACCAAGAAAACACAATAGAGGATGGCTTAGAGTTAagttcttcttttttttcttttttaggAACATCGGCGGCCGAGATTACGCCGTATTCACGTTTTTAGATCTGTCAAAGAATGAAACTTTGAGGCTTCGGCGATTTTCCAAACTGGTAACCCAGGTACTGTTGGCAGCACATGCGTGTCAATAACAGGATGAAGTTGAAAGTCAATTTAATATAGAACAGGCCGTGCCTGAATGTGCACTGTACCAGCCACATTGCGCCACAGGGCCTTATCAAGATCACGCCGTCACTCTCCGAGACGCAGCAACTGTGCTCCATGTTTCGTATTTCAGCCGTAAAAGACTTGCTACCATCAGCCAGACAACTTTCAACTCCATCACCGCGTCCATCATGCCTTCAGTCCACTTTGCAGCCCCCATCCATACGACTCAGCGGTGTCCAAAAGCAGTCGTTATGCCCTATCGACTGATCTTAAACGGCACGGCCAATATTGACGGAATTTATGGAGCACGAGTAGTCCAAGTACCCAGAAGGTAGTTATAGCTCAAGCTCCAGTTagagctcaagctcaatCCAC harbors:
- a CDS encoding ABC transporter transmembrane region 2 domain-containing protein; this encodes MAWQSKLALSKDRTIRGIITNLTRLYVKHRTRISRAIWISLFVALANRIRHAISEQKAASAREAAQRAARQGTVTAGSEETPRKKVALNREFFRSLMRLSKIVVPGWKSKEARMLASHSFFLVLRTLISVRVAEMDGAIVKALVKGNGKEFLKRIVWWMLIAVPATFTNSMLSYHQAELSLQYRTRLTQHIHDKYLSKLTFYGISALDDRIKNPDQLIAVDVSKFSNSLAELYSNLAKPALDMTIYTYALSKSVGSEGVIFMSLLVQLSANLMRVLTPPFGKYVADEARLEGEFRFQHSRLIDYSEEIALYGGHIAEKDTLDKGYFTLIKHVNYILRRRFYHGFMEDFVIKYFWGALGLLLCSVPVFVKLPGQLVMNMGDRTEAFVTNRRMLLSASDAFGRIMFSYREIMELAGYTSRVATLLNVMDDIQMGHFEKKLVSSSGTEDNEAVLKGRGTVHESKDYIKFEDVPIISPNGDVLVKALSFSLSHGDHLLVVGPNGCGKSSLFRILGGLWPVYGGTVYKPPFTSIFYLPQRPYLSRGSLRQQIIYPDSLRQMRSKGVNDSDLLSILTTLGLEHLVELYPEGWDAEAEWRDVLSGGLQQRVAMARLFYHRPQYAILDECTSSVTLETEKVMYENAKSLNITLLTVSHRRSLWKYHTHILQFDGQGNYVFTKLDAERRLRLEDEREELEMKLRQVPELERRLEELTTL
- a CDS encoding IBR domain, a half RING-finger domain-containing protein, which produces MFRSIKRKTEAALRRRKTNKSIDQITPVDVDWPIQSDSYPPSTSTEDRTATNTTEPEEELTPAEQALQFRFKQDDTSVLHTPALVEEVPAEDSVDEVDVAEQLGLGSYTTKYVPFVETSAMRSNMFVHSANSHYGMVNPAIMGGFGDDDDDSIWLVDDEETEEETEEATTTVKRGEGEDEDEEEDDVEKEGLEEEEEEDEPAVALPPTNQPPPVSTVPEPASTASPDTGFRYRINLALFDDDEFAAPPKETVTVFVDEDGNEDEDDILNPPSPSIDSAELLSAVNEFRRPGSSQDEIAASNGSSTPATSNPYVDLLEQQDSAMTVAYQRRLDLSGRRGDDEADDFSKIWTDIRCPECREFLDYTDIQRYADEETFKRYETLALRAAMAEAENFFWCTSGCGSGQIHESGQDQPIVICLHCTHRSCFHHNVAWHQGLTCDEYDQLLADPDNFRSKLEIDNEAWAAAQEAQLEADRAMAQGLLEEERRVREMREMREREERERTRKAIELARQIAARRKAEEDMSRETVGRTTKPCPGCGWAIEKNDGCSHMTCVKCKHQFCYECGADHKQILEKDNTVHKEDCKFHPSQLEDSAESEVRDNDDDDGDDTEEGDFDEGDFEDEEDEDEEVIVIRGSIRRFK
- a CDS encoding chromate transporter domain-containing protein — translated: MGVSSWEYTINRYGHRAVELLAAEWHLGFTAFGGPPVHFKIWHDKFVTKLKWIDEQLYQELFGIAQALCGPGSTKMLYCINLIHDGFFGAVFGFLIWSLPGALGMFGLAIGVSNIGSALPRAVYALLSGLNAATVGIIALAAVQLSKSTVTDNVTRALVFLSSAAGMLYNALWYFPLLMFLSGVAAVVHDYRWLHKPMKATVALLSWRKRGTTAIEEGKEPMQAIQSSSSAGPSSRAAISSHVQHEDRLSEQRLSGAESEPRVIPQEYRLNFSWKVGTAIIAAFFATFIATMVLRSVLNSPPLLFSLFANLEYVVAEGWVSPRDFLIGLALAQAFPGPNFNFAVFLGTLAASNSGSSSTAGAVIAFVGIFFPGIALVHGTMGVWSSLRNRRWVKSGLRGVNAGAVGLIYTAVYRIWQVGYLDEGFQSGRSLGDDPWWVVVTATAYVGGRYYGVSAPVAIVLGAIMGLIRYGVVSGRG